In Clostridium thermosuccinogenes, the genomic stretch GAGAAGAAACAGGCAGCCGGCTGTTGATAGTAAATAGTTTGCCGTAAATTTCAACCGCAGGAGCGCCGCAGGAGGAAAGTATGGCTTACGGGGCATACCCGGCGGAGAAAGACCTGGCATAGGACATGGATGTGCTGAAACGGCTTTCATAAAAGCAAATTGTTCTGCGGTGCGTCAAGCTAAAAGGCGGATTATGGTTTTACCGGCAATTTGCCGGCAGTGCCCGGCGATAAAAGGGGTGATGATGGAAATATGCAAAAAATTACATGCAGGGACATATTGGAAGCTACCAAAGGAAAGCTCATTTCAGGTGAAGCTGATACAGAAGTTTTAAGAGTGTCTACCGATTCTAGAAAAATAATAGATGGGGATTTGTTTATTCCCTTGAAGGGCGAACGTTTTGACGGGCATGATTATATCCCGGCTGCCCTGGAGGCAGGAGCCCGGGCTGTTCTTACCCACAAGGATATCGGCCCGGTTTATAGCAAATGCGTCATCAGGGTTGATAACACGTCGACGGCGCTGCTGGATCTGGCCGGGTGGTACCGGAGAAAGTTTGATATACCCTTTGTGGGAATAACCGGCAGTGTAGGAAAAACCAGCACGAAAGATATGGTGGCCGGAGTTCTTTCCCGGAAATTTCGGGTGCTGAAAACCGAGGGGAATTTTAACAACGAAATTGGTCTCCCCCTTACAATTTTCAATCTTGACAGCTCTCACCAGGCAGCAGTCATTGAAATGGGCATGAGCGGATTTGGGGAGATAAGCAGGCTTACAGCCGTCGCAAGGCCTGATATAGCCATAATAACCAACATAGGAGTCTCCCATATTGAGAAACTGGGCTCGAGGCAAAATATACTGAAGGCTAAGATGGAGATACTGGAGGGGCTTAGTGAAAAAGGCCTGGTGGTATTAAACGGCGACGACAAGTTATTATACGGGCTAAAGGACCTTTTGAATTTCAGGACGGTATTTTACGGCATAGACGAATGCTGTGACTATCAGGCGTATAACATCCATACAGCAGGAGAGCAGGGCACATCCTTTGAAATAACCGTCGGCGCTGAGGATTACAAAGTTCATGTTCCGGCTCCGGGAGTGCATAATGTCTATAATGCGCTGGCCGCAATTGCCGTGGGATTGGAACTGGGACTAACTATGAATGAAATAATCGACGGCATAGCATCTTTTGCTCCGGGAAATATGAGGATGAACATAATAAACCGGGGAGATATAAAGATAATCGATGATACCTATAATGCAAGCCCGCAGTCCATGGAGGCAGCCATTACCGTGCTTAAGGACATTTCAGCGGGCAACCGCCGTACGGTGGCAGTGCTGGGTGATATGCTGGAGATGGGTGAATGGGCGTATGATGCCCACTATAATGTTGGAAAATTCGCTGCTTCCAAAAAGATAGATTACATAATAACGGTGGGCGATAATGGAAGGGTAATAGCAAAAGGAGCGTTAGAATCGGGATTTGACGCCAATTGTGCTTTTTCTTTCAATAACAATGCTGAAGTCAACCGTTTTTTGAAGGATTTCGTAAAAAGCGGCGATGTTATATTGGTTAAAGGTTCCCGGGGAATGAAGATGGAGGAAATAATCCGTCAGTTGACAGGCGGTGCCTGACGGTTTAAAATTTGTTTGGTAACCAATGGGGCTGTGCCCCTTGGAATATTTAATTTACAAGAGGTGAAAATAATTGGATGCA encodes the following:
- a CDS encoding UDP-N-acetylmuramoyl-tripeptide--D-alanyl-D-alanine ligase → MQKITCRDILEATKGKLISGEADTEVLRVSTDSRKIIDGDLFIPLKGERFDGHDYIPAALEAGARAVLTHKDIGPVYSKCVIRVDNTSTALLDLAGWYRRKFDIPFVGITGSVGKTSTKDMVAGVLSRKFRVLKTEGNFNNEIGLPLTIFNLDSSHQAAVIEMGMSGFGEISRLTAVARPDIAIITNIGVSHIEKLGSRQNILKAKMEILEGLSEKGLVVLNGDDKLLYGLKDLLNFRTVFYGIDECCDYQAYNIHTAGEQGTSFEITVGAEDYKVHVPAPGVHNVYNALAAIAVGLELGLTMNEIIDGIASFAPGNMRMNIINRGDIKIIDDTYNASPQSMEAAITVLKDISAGNRRTVAVLGDMLEMGEWAYDAHYNVGKFAASKKIDYIITVGDNGRVIAKGALESGFDANCAFSFNNNAEVNRFLKDFVKSGDVILVKGSRGMKMEEIIRQLTGGA